One region of Nitrosopumilaceae archaeon genomic DNA includes:
- the argF gene encoding ornithine carbamoyltransferase, with amino-acid sequence MKLKTKDLLTLNELGKNELAGILDDAMKLKKDLKAGICKPLLKNKTLAMIFQKPSTRTRVSFETGMFQLGGHALSLTSDELQLARGETIEDTSKTLSRYVDIMMARVYSHEEIEILAKNSTISVINGLSDSFHPCQILADLMTIKEKKKKLAGLKLAWVGDGNNVCNSMIYGCAKSGIDINIATPKGYAPDSKVIKESKELVDIKLLNDPLSAVKNADVVVTDTFVSIHHQATDRTKDFLPKFQVNSDLMKKADPHAIFLHCLPAKRGQEVTSSVIDGRQSVVWDEAENRLHAQKALMVALLQV; translated from the coding sequence ATGAAATTAAAAACTAAAGACCTCTTAACATTAAATGAACTTGGCAAAAATGAGCTAGCGGGAATCCTAGACGATGCTATGAAACTAAAAAAAGATCTCAAGGCAGGAATTTGCAAACCACTTTTGAAAAATAAAACACTTGCAATGATATTTCAAAAACCATCTACACGTACACGCGTTAGCTTTGAAACTGGCATGTTCCAACTAGGCGGCCATGCACTGAGCCTAACATCAGATGAATTGCAACTTGCACGAGGAGAAACAATTGAAGATACATCAAAAACACTCTCACGTTATGTTGACATCATGATGGCACGTGTATACTCACATGAAGAAATAGAAATTCTTGCAAAAAACTCAACCATTTCAGTAATAAATGGACTATCTGACTCCTTCCATCCTTGTCAAATCCTAGCAGACCTTATGACAATAAAAGAAAAGAAGAAAAAACTTGCAGGTCTAAAGCTTGCTTGGGTTGGAGATGGTAACAACGTTTGTAATTCAATGATCTATGGATGTGCTAAATCTGGAATTGATATTAATATTGCAACTCCTAAAGGATACGCCCCAGATTCCAAAGTTATCAAAGAATCAAAAGAGTTGGTTGACATTAAACTACTAAATGATCCGTTATCAGCTGTAAAAAATGCAGATGTGGTTGTTACTGATACATTTGTATCAATACATCACCAGGCAACTGACAGAACAAAGGATTTTCTTCCAAAGTTTCAGGTAAACTCTGATCTCATGAAAAAAGCTGATCCACATGCAATCTTTTTACATTGCCTTCCAGCAAAACGTGGACAAGAAGTAACAAGCTCTGTAATTGACGGACGACAATCAGTTGTTTGGGATGAAGCTGAAAACAGATTACACGCCCAAAAGGCGCTGATGGTTGCATTGCTCCAAGTCTAA